One region of Balneolaceae bacterium genomic DNA includes:
- a CDS encoding pitrilysin family protein, translating to QDLESFEEKVTEFTLDNGLTFIVVERPVAPVVSFVTHVDVGGVNEPIGNTGMAHIFEHMAFKGTHYIGTTNWEEEKKVIEELDQTYQQWLHESYSPSPDSVKLEELWNRFTELQEEADQYVVNNEYSQIIDRNGGTGMNAGTGADLTVYFYSLPENRMELWFSLESARFKNPVFREFYKEKEVVREERRSSVESQPLGRLVEEFLAVAYTAHPYGSPVIGWNSDITATTIKDAREFYNTYYVPSNITISIAGDVDVDEVREMAETYFGDLKEGPEAPPVYTKEPEQRGERRFSIQGQSQPILLMGYHTVAQDHPDAKALEILGSIISSGRTSRLYKRLVEEEQLALTVQAFNGFPGTKYETMFLTYALPNQDVEVDTLENAIHEEIQKVKNGELTQQELQRAKTNARANLVRSLDSNSGLAQAFAIAEGQQGDWRKVFTDIEELNEVTLDDLQRVANTYFIKDNLTVGTIVNQENEEVADAN from the coding sequence CCCAGGATCTCGAAAGCTTTGAAGAAAAAGTCACAGAGTTCACACTCGATAATGGTCTCACATTTATTGTAGTAGAACGGCCGGTTGCCCCGGTAGTAAGTTTTGTAACCCATGTGGATGTTGGGGGAGTTAACGAACCCATCGGTAATACAGGAATGGCTCATATATTCGAACATATGGCATTTAAAGGGACGCACTACATTGGCACTACAAATTGGGAAGAAGAGAAAAAAGTAATTGAGGAACTGGATCAAACATATCAGCAGTGGTTGCATGAATCGTATAGTCCTTCACCTGATTCTGTAAAGTTAGAAGAACTATGGAATCGGTTTACTGAACTTCAGGAAGAGGCAGATCAATATGTAGTCAATAATGAATATTCTCAAATAATTGATAGAAACGGTGGTACCGGAATGAATGCCGGAACCGGAGCAGATCTTACAGTTTATTTTTACAGCCTGCCAGAAAATCGAATGGAATTATGGTTCTCACTGGAATCTGCTCGTTTTAAAAATCCTGTATTCCGTGAGTTTTATAAAGAAAAAGAGGTGGTACGGGAAGAGCGCAGATCAAGTGTTGAATCGCAGCCTCTTGGAAGGCTTGTTGAAGAATTTCTTGCCGTAGCTTATACAGCTCATCCATATGGCAGCCCGGTTATTGGGTGGAATTCTGATATTACAGCAACCACTATAAAAGATGCCCGGGAGTTCTATAATACCTACTACGTACCCAGTAATATTACGATTTCCATTGCAGGAGATGTGGATGTAGATGAAGTACGCGAAATGGCAGAAACGTATTTTGGTGATTTGAAAGAAGGACCTGAAGCTCCGCCGGTTTATACTAAGGAGCCAGAGCAAAGAGGTGAACGGCGTTTTAGTATTCAAGGTCAATCACAGCCAATATTACTGATGGGTTATCATACGGTAGCACAGGATCATCCGGATGCAAAAGCACTTGAAATATTGGGATCCATTATTTCAAGTGGACGTACATCACGCCTGTATAAAAGATTGGTAGAGGAAGAACAACTTGCTTTAACGGTGCAAGCTTTTAATGGATTTCCGGGCACAAAGTACGAAACCATGTTTCTGACCTATGCTTTGCCAAATCAAGACGTAGAAGTAGATACACTTGAAAATGCAATCCATGAAGAGATTCAGAAAGTAAAAAATGGAGAATTAACCCAACAGGAACTCCAGCGGGCTAAGACAAATGCCAGGGCCAATTTAGTCCGGTCACTTGATTCAAACAGTGGTTTAGCACAAGCTTTTGCTATTGCAGAGGGGCAGCAAGGCGATTGGCGAAAGGTTTTTACAGATATAGAGGAACTGAACGAAGTTACCCTGGATGATCTGCAACGAGTAGCAAATACCTACTTTATAAAAGATAATCTTACGGTTGGAACCATTGTCAACCAAGAGAATGAGGAGGTTGCAGATGCGAACTGA
- a CDS encoding pitrilysin family protein, translating into MLFILTNSILHAQKTYDELEFPELNEFQVPEVETYTSDNGITFFLLEDKELPLIDLSVIIKTGGVLDPAEKEGLASITGTVIRSGGTEQHPADSLNVMLENRAASMETGIGFSSGSASMNVLKEDFDELLSVFIDLLKNPAFPEDKIELAKTQRKSSISRRNDDAQQVAFREFRRLIYGKDSVYGRNVEYETVNNITRDDIINFHNNHFVAENMMVGIVGDFDASEMRKKLDNAFSNIPSGEETTLNFPDPNYEWGSSINFANKSDVNQSVVLLGHIGGLRDNPDYAEIQVMNNVLSGGTFSGRLMQVVRTEMGLAYSAFGQYSMNTFYPGIFYTGVMTKSETTAEAIDAIIEQIERLQNEPISEEELRSTKDLILNSAIFEYDSYEEILNQQMSNEFRGLPEDAFEKYLDEVRETTIEDVQRVAQEYLNPGQLEILVIGNEEEIGDQLQKYGEVNEVDITIPEPGAEEESVAGDAAAGREWFNNMANAVLPNGPIDGELVFEAENIVQTPQGEMNLDLVQTINFNTDKLVADVTMPMGQVTMQIVDGEGSMSMGGNEMPMQPAQKQQLMAEYHRNHIYLALNRDDFNVEYLGMEQMEGQELAHIRVEAEPTLHLYLDPETSLPIVRTYRQFDPQAGEQVEVKIVSTDWRESDGVLMPYETISYAGGEQNAVTNVSSHSVE; encoded by the coding sequence ATGTTGTTTATTCTAACGAACTCCATACTCCATGCACAAAAAACATATGATGAACTGGAATTTCCCGAACTCAATGAATTCCAGGTTCCTGAAGTTGAAACATATACGTCTGATAATGGAATTACATTCTTTCTGCTTGAAGACAAAGAACTGCCGCTGATCGATCTTAGTGTAATCATTAAAACCGGCGGTGTTTTAGATCCTGCAGAGAAAGAGGGATTGGCATCCATTACCGGTACAGTAATTCGGTCTGGTGGAACAGAACAGCATCCTGCAGATTCGTTGAATGTGATGCTGGAAAACAGGGCGGCAAGTATGGAAACGGGAATCGGATTTTCTTCGGGAAGTGCAAGTATGAACGTTCTGAAAGAAGATTTCGATGAACTTCTATCCGTATTTATCGATCTGTTGAAAAATCCTGCATTTCCGGAGGATAAAATTGAACTTGCAAAAACGCAGAGGAAATCCAGTATTTCGAGGAGAAATGATGATGCCCAGCAAGTAGCTTTTCGTGAATTCCGCCGTTTGATATATGGAAAAGATTCGGTTTATGGACGTAATGTTGAATATGAAACCGTTAATAATATTACGCGTGATGATATTATCAATTTTCATAACAATCATTTCGTTGCAGAAAACATGATGGTTGGTATTGTTGGAGATTTTGATGCATCTGAAATGCGCAAAAAACTGGACAATGCTTTCAGTAATATACCCTCGGGTGAAGAAACAACCCTAAACTTTCCAGACCCGAACTATGAATGGGGGAGTTCAATCAACTTTGCAAATAAGTCCGATGTCAATCAAAGTGTTGTTCTTTTAGGACATATTGGCGGTTTGAGGGATAATCCTGATTATGCAGAGATCCAGGTGATGAATAATGTTTTGAGTGGAGGTACATTTTCCGGCCGGTTGATGCAGGTGGTTCGAACAGAGATGGGATTGGCATACTCTGCGTTTGGCCAGTACAGCATGAATACATTTTACCCGGGAATATTTTACACCGGAGTGATGACGAAAAGCGAAACAACTGCAGAAGCGATTGATGCCATCATAGAACAGATTGAACGATTACAGAATGAACCGATTTCGGAAGAGGAACTTCGAAGTACTAAAGATCTCATTCTGAACTCAGCCATTTTTGAGTATGATAGTTACGAAGAGATTCTAAACCAACAAATGTCGAACGAATTTCGCGGATTGCCTGAAGATGCCTTTGAGAAATATCTGGATGAAGTTCGTGAGACAACGATTGAAGACGTACAGCGGGTTGCCCAGGAGTACCTGAATCCCGGTCAGCTTGAAATACTGGTTATAGGTAATGAAGAAGAGATTGGAGATCAGCTTCAAAAATACGGTGAAGTGAATGAAGTGGATATCACCATTCCGGAACCGGGAGCTGAGGAAGAATCGGTTGCCGGGGATGCTGCGGCTGGCCGTGAATGGTTCAACAATATGGCGAATGCAGTACTGCCGAATGGCCCGATAGATGGTGAACTGGTTTTTGAAGCAGAAAATATTGTTCAAACTCCACAGGGAGAGATGAATCTGGACCTTGTTCAAACCATCAATTTCAACACAGATAAATTGGTGGCTGATGTGACTATGCCAATGGGCCAGGTAACCATGCAGATTGTGGACGGAGAAGGTTCAATGAGTATGGGCGGCAACGAAATGCCAATGCAGCCGGCTCAAAAACAACAGTTGATGGCTGAGTACCACCGCAATCACATCTATCTTGCGCTAAACAGAGATGATTTTAATGTTGAATATCTGGGCATGGAACAGATGGAAGGGCAGGAGTTGGCTCATATACGGGTGGAAGCCGAGCCGACACTGCACCTGTATCTTGATCCAGAAACATCACTTCCAATTGTTCGCACGTATCGCCAGTTCGACCCTCAAGCCGGAGAGCAGGTGGAAGTGAAGATAGTATCAACAGATTGGCGGGAATCCGATGGAGTTTTGATGCCGTATGAAACCATTTCGTATGCAGGTGGAGAGCAAAATGCGGTAACAAATGTTTCATCGCATTCCGTTGAGTAA
- a CDS encoding DinB family protein: MKIEQNEYGEFYERYVKLSNNVPLKDQLLSNAQEMKNLFLGLTDEDALFRYEKGKWTLKQVFGHLTDTERIFNYRALCVARGEPKPLPGFDQDLYMNQVNFNDQSLDHLQEQYEATRNSTIALYSNFTNAELLRRGTISGSEFTVRATGYVIAGHELHHLNIINEKYLPGISA; this comes from the coding sequence ATGAAAATTGAACAAAACGAATACGGCGAGTTTTATGAACGGTATGTAAAACTCAGCAATAACGTACCGTTGAAAGATCAGCTTCTTTCGAATGCACAAGAGATGAAAAACCTGTTTTTGGGATTAACTGATGAAGATGCATTGTTCCGGTACGAGAAGGGAAAGTGGACTTTAAAACAGGTTTTTGGCCACCTTACGGATACGGAGAGAATTTTTAACTACCGGGCCTTATGCGTTGCGAGGGGAGAGCCAAAACCATTGCCGGGGTTTGACCAGGATCTGTATATGAACCAAGTAAACTTTAACGATCAGTCGCTTGATCATCTGCAAGAACAATATGAAGCCACCCGAAATTCTACTATTGCTCTTTATTCAAATTTCACCAACGCAGAGTTACTGAGACGGGGGACCATCAGCGGATCTGAATTTACAGTTCGGGCTACCGGCTATGTAATTGCAGGCCATGAGCTTCATCACCTGAACATTATCAATGAAAAATATTTGCCAGGGATTAGTGCATAA
- a CDS encoding glycosyltransferase family protein — MNILYGIQGTGHGHISRAREIIPILSEKANVDVLVSGYNCNMKLENIEVIQKRGISLSYDSEGSVSYLKTALNLKPITFVRDISTMNAQDYDLIISDFEPVTAWASQQKNVFSVALSHQASFISPNSPRPAKKSVIGEQILKHFAPCSAPIGFHFKRYDSYILPPIIRRDVRSLSTKNGDHVTVYLPAFDHQLLLRKFLHIPRVEWHIFSPSCKNSYSVMNVSINPVGNKPFLDSMKTSLGVITGAGFETCAEAMFLGKKLLVIPISNQYEQYCNAAALQQMGVQTIRKIDESFVSIIKNWVDHTPAVQLSEIADTSNLVDLLLELATNHHKVFKFENLLEKENYRSYLPVSEIMH; from the coding sequence ATGAACATACTTTATGGAATCCAGGGAACCGGTCATGGTCACATTAGCCGGGCACGAGAAATCATACCCATATTATCTGAAAAAGCGAATGTAGATGTACTGGTAAGCGGCTATAACTGCAATATGAAACTTGAAAATATTGAAGTGATTCAAAAAAGAGGAATAAGCCTTTCGTATGATTCAGAAGGAAGTGTTTCTTATTTAAAAACAGCCCTCAATCTTAAGCCGATCACATTTGTCCGCGATATTAGTACTATGAATGCGCAAGATTACGATCTGATCATTTCAGATTTTGAACCGGTAACAGCCTGGGCTTCTCAACAGAAAAATGTGTTTTCGGTTGCGCTTAGTCATCAGGCTTCATTCATCTCGCCTAACTCTCCGCGCCCGGCTAAAAAATCTGTGATTGGAGAACAAATTCTAAAACATTTTGCACCCTGCTCAGCCCCAATTGGTTTTCATTTTAAGCGGTATGATTCGTACATACTTCCTCCTATTATTCGCCGCGATGTACGATCACTATCAACCAAAAACGGAGACCATGTAACTGTGTATCTTCCCGCTTTTGATCATCAACTATTACTTCGGAAGTTTCTGCATATTCCACGGGTTGAGTGGCATATTTTTTCGCCAAGCTGTAAAAACTCCTACTCTGTGATGAATGTGAGCATCAACCCGGTTGGAAATAAACCGTTTTTAGACAGTATGAAAACCAGTCTTGGGGTGATTACCGGAGCCGGATTTGAAACCTGTGCTGAGGCGATGTTTCTTGGCAAAAAGCTGTTGGTTATCCCCATCTCAAATCAATACGAACAATATTGCAATGCAGCGGCTTTACAACAAATGGGCGTTCAAACCATTCGGAAAATTGATGAGTCTTTTGTCAGTATCATAAAAAACTGGGTTGATCATACACCTGCGGTTCAGCTTTCCGAAATTGCCGATACCTCCAATTTGGTTGATCTTCTTCTTGAACTGGCAACAAATCATCACAAGGTATTCAAATTTGAAAATCTTCTTGAGAAAGAGAATTACAGATCCTATCTGCCGGTTTCAGAGATTATGCACTAA
- a CDS encoding UDP-2,3-diacylglucosamine diphosphatase has product MVKKPLDIVVLSDIHLGTVGCHALELLQYLNSIDPKIIILNGDFVDVWNFRKYYWPESHMMVLRTMLTMMTNGTDIYYLTGNHDEILRKVSSLQLGPLFIRDKLVLELNGEKVWVFHGDIFDITMKHSKWIARIGGKGYDLLILLNRAINKITEKTGRGKFSLSKKIKDSVKKAVRFIEDFETTAIELAIEQGYDYVICGHIHQPKIRGYENEKGSVIYMNSGDWIENLTALEYDGNEWSMFKFREEDFVQSERIEKLIRSHRRNSEILIK; this is encoded by the coding sequence ATGGTAAAAAAACCGCTCGATATCGTTGTCTTGTCAGACATTCACCTGGGAACAGTAGGATGCCACGCCCTCGAACTTTTACAATATTTGAATTCCATTGATCCAAAAATCATAATCCTGAATGGTGATTTTGTAGATGTTTGGAATTTCAGAAAGTATTACTGGCCGGAATCGCACATGATGGTTTTGCGAACCATGCTGACCATGATGACCAACGGAACCGACATTTACTACCTCACCGGCAACCACGATGAAATTCTCAGAAAAGTATCCAGCCTGCAGCTCGGGCCATTGTTTATTCGGGACAAACTGGTTTTAGAGTTAAATGGTGAAAAGGTCTGGGTTTTCCACGGGGATATTTTTGACATCACCATGAAACACAGTAAATGGATTGCCAGAATTGGAGGAAAAGGCTACGATCTGCTCATTTTGTTGAATCGTGCCATTAATAAAATCACAGAAAAAACAGGTCGAGGTAAATTCTCTCTTTCTAAAAAAATAAAAGACAGTGTAAAAAAAGCTGTTCGTTTTATTGAAGATTTTGAAACAACTGCCATAGAACTGGCCATTGAACAGGGATACGATTATGTAATCTGTGGTCATATCCACCAACCCAAAATTCGGGGATACGAGAACGAAAAAGGTTCAGTAATATATATGAACTCCGGCGATTGGATTGAAAATCTTACCGCCCTGGAGTACGACGGAAATGAGTGGAGCATGTTCAAATTTAGAGAAGAAGATTTTGTTCAATCCGAACGTATAGAAAAATTAATCCGCTCTCACCGGCGAAATTCAGAGATTCTTATCAAATGA
- a CDS encoding OsmC family protein, producing MSESDKKKIVHFHLGDENYKTVMTAGPHELIADEPEDVGGKDAGPDPYDYLLMSLGACTVITLKMYADRKEWPVEDIYVEMRHHKAHAEDCEDCDDPKARIDKIEKDLIVKGDLSEEQLNRLLEISKKCPVHKTLLNDVEIASSVERK from the coding sequence ATGTCAGAATCAGACAAAAAGAAAATTGTTCATTTTCATTTGGGCGATGAGAATTATAAAACGGTAATGACAGCTGGTCCCCACGAACTTATTGCCGATGAACCGGAAGATGTTGGCGGTAAAGATGCCGGGCCAGATCCATACGATTATCTTTTAATGTCGCTGGGTGCGTGTACTGTCATTACGTTGAAGATGTATGCTGACAGAAAAGAGTGGCCTGTTGAGGACATTTACGTTGAAATGCGGCATCACAAAGCCCACGCTGAAGATTGCGAGGATTGTGATGATCCAAAAGCGAGGATTGATAAGATTGAAAAAGATTTGATCGTGAAGGGAGATTTGAGTGAGGAGCAGTTGAACCGGCTTCTGGAAATATCAAAAAAGTGCCCTGTTCATAAAACATTGCTGAATGATGTGGAGATCGCATCGAGTGTGGAAAGAAAGTAG